In Novosphingobium resinovorum, the following are encoded in one genomic region:
- a CDS encoding VOC family protein: protein MIRGVHHLAISTPDLERFVDHYQRWFGFERAGKEGGWQPGNARIDTMVGLTDSSARYEMIRLGNLHIEVFEYTSNDPQVVHPRMCDRGITHICLYCDDVFAEYERLTALGMEFNCEPGGSAATRATYGKDCDGNVVELLQIVDPDCGFGFEKLAVTEAAA, encoded by the coding sequence ATGATCCGGGGCGTCCACCACCTCGCCATCTCGACGCCGGACCTCGAACGGTTCGTCGATCACTACCAGCGCTGGTTCGGCTTCGAGCGCGCCGGCAAGGAGGGCGGCTGGCAGCCCGGCAACGCCCGCATCGACACGATGGTCGGCCTCACGGACAGCAGCGCCCGCTACGAGATGATCCGGCTGGGCAACCTGCATATCGAAGTCTTCGAATATACCAGCAATGATCCGCAGGTGGTCCATCCGCGCATGTGCGACCGGGGCATCACCCATATCTGCCTCTACTGCGACGACGTCTTCGCCGAATACGAGCGGCTCACCGCGCTGGGCATGGAGTTCAACTGCGAGCCCGGCGGCTCGGCGGCGACCCGTGCCACTTACGGCAAGGACTGCGACGGCAACGTGGTGGAACTGCTGCAGATCGTCGATCCGGACTGCGGGTTCGGGTTCGAAAAACTGGCGGTAACTGAGGCTGCGGCGTGA
- a CDS encoding SDR family oxidoreductase yields MADLAGKVAVVVGAANRDNMAQVIARRLAADGATVIVAGRKAEELERLATEIGGLAVTGCDLTSEEDLARLGDTAKATYGGIDIAVNATGWGLLKPFLDTTKAEIEKMTALQFTGAILFYQAMLRVMRDGGSLIQISSATASIMLEDHAAYMGTKAGADHVIRCVANEFGHRGIRANSVAPGFTATPMTEKAAKNTAITDTFAREYPLGRVGTSEDIAEAVSWLAGDACFMSGQVLQVNGGLTLRRNPTNAEIVSAVKAARSAVGQSAVGQAA; encoded by the coding sequence ATGGCCGATCTGGCAGGAAAGGTCGCCGTCGTCGTCGGCGCGGCCAACCGGGACAACATGGCGCAAGTGATCGCGCGCCGCCTTGCCGCCGATGGCGCGACGGTGATCGTCGCCGGGCGCAAGGCGGAGGAACTGGAACGCCTCGCCACCGAGATCGGCGGGCTGGCGGTGACCGGCTGCGATCTCACCAGCGAGGAAGACCTCGCCCGCCTCGGCGACACCGCGAAGGCGACTTACGGCGGCATCGACATCGCCGTGAACGCCACCGGCTGGGGTCTGCTCAAACCCTTCCTCGACACCACCAAGGCCGAGATCGAGAAGATGACCGCGCTGCAGTTCACCGGCGCGATCCTGTTCTATCAGGCGATGCTGCGGGTGATGCGCGACGGCGGCTCGCTGATCCAGATCAGTTCCGCCACCGCCTCGATCATGCTGGAGGACCATGCCGCCTACATGGGCACCAAGGCGGGCGCCGACCACGTGATCCGCTGTGTGGCCAACGAATTCGGCCATCGCGGCATCCGCGCCAACTCGGTCGCGCCCGGCTTCACGGCCACGCCGATGACCGAGAAAGCGGCGAAGAATACGGCGATCACCGATACCTTCGCCAGGGAATATCCCCTGGGCCGCGTCGGCACCAGCGAGGACATCGCCGAAGCCGTCTCGTGGCTGGCGGGCGACGCCTGCTTCATGAGCGGGCAGGTGCTGCAGGTGAACGGCGGCCTGACCCTGCGCCGCAATCCCACCAACGCCGAGATCGTCTCGGCCGTGAAAGCCGCCAGATCCGCAGTGGGTCAGTCCGCCGTGGGTCAGGCGGCATGA
- a CDS encoding aromatic ring-hydroxylating oxygenase subunit alpha, translating into MLDLVADQSPENDFARMDYERDRKGPPEGFPKLPDIPGSRYTDPEFLQLEKEMMWDKAWLYAGHTDQVPNPGSWFLTRNSGVPIIVARNLQGEVKAFYNTCQHRGAPLVTEESGEGRGFVCGYHGWSYTLDGKLTAVRDKRDFVDFDMSCRSLVQVRCELLGSLIFINRDPDAQPLMEHIGPMAEQLEQFELEKLRLVDSRSYEVDCNVKVLLDAFLEVYHIKSIHVNTVDRFLDHRAMIITLWPNGHSRMATPNRRPDWVDPGTVGMPEIASITEFPAKNNVSYQIYPNFIMPPAPTGIPILQFWPIGTKRTRVVSSWLAPDHDPENPHPLWPTRLSNWERILYEDLQYAPQIQESLESPGFRAMPLNYQERRIYHWHEELDRRIGLNRVPEHTRVEQVLGDWVQRD; encoded by the coding sequence ATGCTCGATCTGGTCGCAGATCAAAGCCCCGAGAACGATTTCGCGCGGATGGACTACGAGCGGGATCGCAAGGGGCCGCCCGAGGGCTTTCCCAAGCTGCCCGACATTCCCGGCAGCCGCTATACCGACCCCGAATTCCTGCAACTCGAAAAGGAGATGATGTGGGACAAGGCGTGGCTCTATGCGGGCCACACCGATCAGGTGCCAAATCCGGGCTCCTGGTTCCTGACCCGCAATTCGGGCGTGCCGATCATCGTCGCGCGCAACCTACAGGGCGAGGTCAAGGCGTTCTACAACACCTGCCAGCATCGCGGCGCCCCCCTCGTCACCGAGGAATCGGGCGAAGGGCGCGGCTTCGTCTGCGGCTATCACGGCTGGAGCTATACCCTCGACGGCAAGCTGACGGCGGTGCGCGACAAGCGCGACTTCGTCGATTTCGACATGTCCTGCCGCTCGCTGGTACAGGTGCGCTGCGAACTGCTGGGCTCGCTGATCTTCATCAACCGCGATCCCGATGCGCAGCCGCTGATGGAACACATCGGCCCGATGGCGGAGCAGCTGGAGCAGTTCGAGCTTGAGAAGCTGCGCCTCGTCGACAGCCGCAGCTACGAGGTGGACTGCAACGTCAAGGTCCTGCTCGACGCCTTCCTCGAGGTCTACCACATCAAGTCGATCCACGTGAACACGGTGGACCGCTTCCTCGATCACCGCGCGATGATCATCACGCTCTGGCCGAACGGCCACAGCCGCATGGCGACGCCGAACCGGCGCCCCGACTGGGTCGATCCCGGCACCGTGGGCATGCCGGAAATCGCATCGATCACCGAGTTCCCGGCCAAGAACAACGTCAGCTACCAGATCTACCCCAACTTCATCATGCCCCCTGCCCCCACCGGCATCCCGATTCTGCAGTTCTGGCCGATCGGCACGAAGCGCACGCGCGTGGTGTCCAGCTGGCTGGCACCGGACCACGATCCCGAGAACCCGCACCCGCTCTGGCCCACGCGCCTGAGCAACTGGGAGCGTATTCTCTACGAGGACCTGCAATACGCGCCGCAAATCCAGGAATCGCTGGAAAGCCCGGGCTTCAGGGCGATGCCGCTCAACTATCAGGAGCGCCGCATCTATCACTGGCACGAGGAACTCGACCGCCGCATCGGCCTCAACCGGGTGCCGGAGCACACGCGCGTCGAGCAGGTGCTGGGCGACTGGGTACAGCGGGACTGA
- a CDS encoding enoyl-CoA hydratase/isomerase family protein → MTGLIVEHRGAVCLLTIDREDARNALDAATSRAMDEAISAAEADPAVGAIIVTGTGNRAFCAGMDLKEAERIGAGHGLIPGRGFGGITERRRTKPLIAAINGTAVAGGFEIMMACDMVFAADHALMGVSEVKRGLFAFAGGIQRLAAQVPRATALAMIMTGELLPARRLYDLGVVTEVVPGDRLLDRALEVTQAMLANSWQAIANGRELYELSTGMDTAQALAVGNAWGKATLASADSREGIAAYAQKRDAQFGQR, encoded by the coding sequence ATGACCGGACTGATCGTGGAACACCGCGGCGCCGTGTGCCTGCTGACGATCGACCGCGAGGACGCGCGAAACGCGCTCGACGCGGCAACCTCGCGGGCGATGGACGAGGCGATCTCGGCGGCCGAGGCGGACCCGGCGGTCGGCGCGATCATCGTCACCGGCACCGGCAACCGCGCCTTCTGCGCCGGCATGGACCTCAAGGAAGCTGAGCGCATCGGCGCCGGTCACGGGTTGATCCCCGGCCGCGGCTTCGGCGGCATCACCGAGCGCCGCCGCACCAAGCCGCTGATCGCCGCGATCAACGGCACCGCCGTCGCGGGCGGATTCGAGATCATGATGGCCTGCGACATGGTCTTCGCCGCCGACCACGCGCTGATGGGCGTGAGCGAAGTGAAGCGCGGCCTCTTCGCCTTCGCGGGCGGCATCCAGCGCCTTGCCGCACAAGTCCCCCGCGCCACGGCGCTGGCGATGATCATGACCGGCGAACTGCTCCCCGCCCGCCGCCTCTACGACCTTGGCGTCGTCACCGAAGTCGTGCCCGGCGACCGCCTGCTGGACCGCGCGCTGGAGGTTACGCAGGCGATGCTGGCGAACAGTTGGCAGGCGATCGCCAACGGGCGCGAACTCTACGAGCTTTCCACCGGCATGGACACCGCACAGGCGCTCGCGGTGGGCAATGCCTGGGGCAAGGCCACGCTCGCCAGCGCCGACAGCCGCGAAGGCATCGCCGCCTATGCACAGAAGCGCGATGCGCAGTTCGGCCAGCGCTGA
- a CDS encoding VOC family protein, whose product MIVEDIHRSMDELGCGLGVNWCPVRKFDPLRVWLPDAGWSEAHLTVTYSRQGPIHIELIQMVPGGAYEALRAVSPAHVGAWVDDVGAEVEALLTEGWRLIAAGASPKHRYGQMAYMARGDGPVLELVGEPIRPMIEEWIGS is encoded by the coding sequence TTGATAGTAGAAGATATCCATAGATCCATGGACGAATTGGGGTGTGGACTTGGAGTAAATTGGTGTCCTGTCCGCAAGTTCGATCCTTTGCGGGTCTGGTTGCCTGATGCGGGCTGGTCCGAGGCGCATCTTACCGTCACTTATTCGCGGCAGGGGCCGATCCATATCGAACTGATCCAGATGGTGCCCGGTGGCGCCTACGAGGCCTTGCGCGCGGTTTCGCCCGCGCATGTCGGGGCCTGGGTGGACGATGTCGGCGCGGAGGTGGAAGCGCTGCTGACGGAGGGCTGGCGCCTCATCGCGGCAGGCGCGTCCCCCAAGCATCGCTACGGCCAGATGGCCTATATGGCGCGCGGCGACGGCCCGGTGCTGGAACTCGTGGGCGAGCCGATCCGGCCGATGATCGAAGAATGGATAGGGTCATGA
- a CDS encoding spinster family MFS transporter, whose protein sequence is MSGAAIALAEPGEQAAPLPVDTESAPSAAAWYLIFVLTLAYTVSFIDRQVLNLLVAPLKADFGLSDTRLSLLQGLAFTTAYILFSPLFGRLADTGSRRRLLIGGIGLWSLGTGLCGLARGYWQLFFARAAVGGAEASLTPAAWSIIADSFPTRMIPRAFSIFLMGPYIGGGLALIFGGLLLEAAQGWDLGAVPYLGALQPWQVVFLVAGLPGFAILLLMLRIREPARKLAAQDSGQRMPFAQVWRTFAERRDFYGNFYAGMASLVIVLYAFPAWMPAMLMRRFGASAATVGVQYGVAVLVTGSIGVLAGPVIAGWLQRRGRIDALMRVPFFAALALIPISLALAFAPSYEFAMVVATLASFTYSLPQALASSGLQMATPNRMRGISSSVYVFVASVMGLGAAPTIVALLTDHVFADERSVGLSLSVTCAVAAGVSAFFVGRALKGYRRVLALQ, encoded by the coding sequence ATGAGCGGCGCAGCGATCGCCCTGGCCGAACCCGGGGAGCAGGCAGCACCGCTCCCGGTCGATACCGAGTCCGCGCCGAGTGCGGCCGCGTGGTATCTGATCTTCGTGCTCACGCTGGCCTATACCGTCAGCTTTATCGATCGACAGGTGCTCAACCTGCTGGTGGCGCCCTTGAAGGCGGATTTCGGGCTGTCCGACACGCGGCTCAGCCTGTTGCAGGGGCTGGCGTTCACGACCGCGTATATCCTGTTCAGCCCGCTGTTCGGGAGACTGGCGGATACCGGCAGCAGGCGCCGCCTCCTGATCGGCGGCATCGGCCTGTGGAGCCTGGGCACCGGCCTGTGCGGCCTCGCGCGCGGATACTGGCAGCTGTTCTTCGCTCGCGCCGCCGTGGGCGGTGCGGAGGCCAGCCTGACGCCCGCCGCATGGTCGATCATCGCCGACAGCTTCCCGACGCGCATGATCCCGCGTGCCTTCAGCATCTTCCTGATGGGGCCGTATATCGGCGGCGGCCTCGCCCTGATATTCGGCGGGCTGCTGCTGGAGGCGGCGCAGGGCTGGGACCTCGGTGCGGTGCCCTATCTGGGCGCGCTGCAGCCGTGGCAGGTGGTGTTCCTCGTCGCCGGACTGCCGGGCTTCGCGATCCTGTTGCTCATGCTGCGCATCCGCGAGCCTGCCCGCAAGCTGGCGGCGCAGGACAGCGGCCAGCGCATGCCGTTCGCGCAAGTCTGGCGCACGTTCGCGGAGCGCCGCGATTTCTACGGCAACTTCTATGCGGGCATGGCCTCGCTGGTGATCGTGCTCTACGCCTTCCCGGCGTGGATGCCGGCGATGCTGATGCGCCGTTTCGGGGCGAGCGCGGCCACGGTGGGCGTGCAGTACGGCGTGGCGGTGCTCGTCACCGGCTCGATCGGCGTGCTGGCGGGGCCGGTGATCGCGGGCTGGTTGCAGCGGCGCGGGCGGATCGACGCGCTGATGCGGGTGCCGTTCTTCGCCGCGCTGGCGCTGATCCCGATCTCGCTCGCGCTCGCCTTCGCGCCCAGTTACGAATTCGCGATGGTGGTGGCGACGCTTGCGAGCTTCACCTATTCGCTCCCGCAGGCGCTGGCGTCTTCGGGCCTGCAGATGGCGACGCCGAACCGGATGCGGGGGATTTCCTCGTCGGTCTACGTCTTCGTGGCGAGCGTCATGGGGCTTGGCGCCGCGCCGACGATCGTGGCGCTGCTGACCGATCATGTCTTCGCCGACGAGCGCAGCGTTGGGCTTTCGCTTTCGGTGACGTGCGCGGTTGCGGCGGGGGTTTCGGCGTTCTTCGTGGGCCGCGCGCTCAAGGGCTATCGGCGGGTGCTGGCGCTGCAGTGA
- a CDS encoding acetyl-CoA acetyltransferase, which produces MTDTFPRARTAIAGLATFGIGETPGYSSMELTAQAALLAVADAGLTLADVDALFICQPDDFFAGLSFAEYLGLQPRYTDNNRTGGSAFMSHMAVAAMMLEAGYIDCALIAYGSNQRSNGGKLATKITNNQWDAPYAPIFPLTGYALAAARHMHEYGTTREDLAAVALAARAWAQTNPEAFAKGPLTLEECLSARMISTPISVRDCCLVTDGAAAIVMTRTSRARDLAKPAVPLLGAAAATWWNSIAQAKDVTVTAARESGARAMAMAGVSPSDIRTAQLYDAFTINTILFLEDLGFCPKGEGGRFVSSGAIAPGGSLPVNTNGGGLSCCHPGMYGLFAVIEAARQIRGEAANQLSGVDVALAHGNGGTLSSQATVVLGSLATL; this is translated from the coding sequence ATGACCGACACCTTCCCTCGCGCCCGCACCGCCATCGCCGGCCTCGCCACCTTCGGCATCGGCGAGACGCCCGGATACAGTTCGATGGAACTGACCGCGCAGGCCGCCCTCCTCGCCGTCGCCGATGCCGGGCTGACGCTGGCTGACGTCGATGCGCTGTTCATCTGCCAGCCCGATGACTTCTTCGCAGGGCTCTCCTTCGCCGAATACCTCGGCCTGCAGCCGCGCTATACCGACAACAACCGTACCGGCGGCTCGGCCTTCATGAGCCACATGGCAGTGGCGGCGATGATGCTGGAGGCGGGCTACATCGACTGCGCGCTGATCGCCTACGGCTCCAACCAGCGCAGCAACGGCGGCAAGCTGGCGACGAAGATCACCAATAATCAGTGGGATGCGCCTTATGCGCCCATATTCCCGCTAACCGGCTATGCGCTGGCGGCAGCGCGTCACATGCACGAATACGGCACCACCCGCGAAGACCTCGCCGCCGTGGCGCTGGCCGCAAGGGCCTGGGCGCAGACCAACCCCGAGGCTTTCGCCAAAGGCCCGCTCACACTGGAGGAGTGCCTCTCCGCCCGCATGATCAGCACCCCGATCTCGGTGCGCGACTGCTGCCTCGTCACCGACGGCGCCGCGGCGATCGTGATGACCCGCACGTCCCGCGCCCGCGATCTTGCGAAACCGGCCGTGCCGCTGCTGGGCGCGGCTGCTGCGACGTGGTGGAACTCGATCGCGCAGGCCAAGGACGTGACCGTCACCGCCGCCAGGGAGTCCGGCGCGCGGGCGATGGCGATGGCGGGGGTCAGCCCTTCCGACATCCGCACGGCGCAGCTTTACGACGCGTTCACGATCAACACGATCCTGTTCCTCGAGGACCTCGGTTTCTGCCCCAAGGGCGAAGGCGGCCGCTTCGTCAGCAGCGGCGCCATCGCACCGGGCGGCAGTCTGCCGGTGAACACCAACGGCGGCGGCCTCTCGTGCTGCCACCCGGGGATGTACGGCCTCTTCGCGGTGATCGAGGCCGCGCGCCAGATCCGGGGCGAGGCGGCGAACCAGCTTTCCGGCGTGGACGTGGCGCTGGCGCACGGCAACGGCGGCACCCTGTCGAGTCAGGCGACGGTGGTGCTGGGAAGCCTGGCTACCTTATAA
- a CDS encoding Zn-ribbon domain-containing OB-fold protein — MSPETHWRTALAEGRLLLQRAPDGSAVFPPRLAAPGSGGPLEWFEASGRGRVYTLSWINRKPPAEPYHVALIDLDEGARLMSRVEGVTPETLAIGMRVEAFVDHDGDAPLLLFRPVEEA, encoded by the coding sequence ATGAGCCCCGAAACCCATTGGCGCACGGCGCTGGCGGAAGGTCGCCTGCTGCTCCAGCGCGCGCCGGACGGCAGCGCGGTATTCCCCCCGCGCCTCGCCGCGCCGGGCAGCGGCGGGCCGCTCGAATGGTTCGAAGCCTCCGGGCGCGGCCGGGTCTACACGCTCTCGTGGATCAACCGGAAGCCGCCCGCCGAGCCCTATCACGTCGCGCTGATAGACCTCGACGAAGGCGCGCGGCTGATGAGCCGGGTGGAGGGCGTGACGCCCGAAACGCTGGCCATCGGGATGCGTGTGGAAGCGTTCGTCGATCACGACGGGGATGCACCGCTGCTGCTGTTTCGGCCGGTGGAGGAGGCGTGA
- a CDS encoding CaiB/BaiF CoA transferase family protein, producing MSGKGKGPLAGVRVLDLTSVLMGPYATQIFADLGADVIKVESPSGDTTRFIPPGPDASRGAMFLNVNRGKRSIVLDLKQGEARAALLKMAESADVFIHSMRSSAIGRLGLDYAALKAVNPKIIYANLYGFARSGPYRDYPAYDDIVQAASGIVDLQARLSGGEPTYAATVIADKVAGLTGAYSVIAALYAREKTGIGQEIEVPMFETLVSFAMVEHLCGSLFVPPQGPPEYPRATSEARRPYRTADGYIGVMIYNDKHWRAFFDALGNPKWSQNPMFASMRSRTQNIGTVLAKVAEVIETRTTEDWVELFRQAHIPATAIKSLTDLLDDPHLVETGFWQERETLEGTLRFPGIPTTFSETPGAIGDPGPALGGESLDVLREAGFSAEEIADLQARGAVRTAA from the coding sequence ATGAGCGGTAAGGGCAAAGGCCCCCTCGCAGGTGTCAGGGTGCTCGATCTCACCAGCGTGCTGATGGGGCCTTACGCGACGCAGATCTTCGCCGATCTGGGCGCGGACGTGATCAAGGTGGAGAGCCCCTCGGGCGACACCACGCGCTTCATCCCGCCGGGGCCGGACGCCTCGCGCGGGGCGATGTTCCTCAACGTCAATCGCGGCAAGCGCTCGATCGTGCTCGACCTCAAGCAGGGCGAGGCGCGCGCCGCGCTGCTGAAGATGGCGGAAAGCGCCGACGTGTTCATCCACTCGATGCGTTCCAGCGCGATCGGGCGGCTCGGGCTGGACTATGCGGCGCTGAAGGCCGTGAACCCGAAGATCATCTACGCCAATCTCTACGGTTTCGCGCGGAGCGGCCCGTACCGCGACTATCCCGCCTACGACGACATCGTGCAGGCCGCCTCGGGCATCGTCGACCTGCAGGCGCGCCTCTCGGGCGGCGAGCCGACTTATGCCGCGACGGTGATCGCCGACAAGGTGGCGGGCCTCACCGGCGCCTACTCGGTGATCGCAGCGCTCTATGCGCGCGAGAAGACCGGGATCGGGCAGGAGATCGAGGTCCCGATGTTCGAGACGCTGGTGTCCTTCGCCATGGTCGAGCACTTGTGCGGCTCGCTCTTCGTGCCGCCCCAGGGGCCGCCCGAATACCCCCGCGCCACCTCGGAAGCGCGGCGCCCCTACCGCACGGCGGACGGCTACATCGGCGTGATGATCTACAACGACAAGCACTGGCGCGCCTTCTTCGATGCGCTGGGCAACCCGAAGTGGTCGCAGAACCCCATGTTCGCCTCGATGCGATCGCGCACGCAGAACATCGGCACCGTGCTGGCGAAGGTGGCCGAAGTGATCGAGACGCGAACGACCGAGGATTGGGTGGAGCTGTTCCGTCAGGCGCACATACCCGCCACCGCGATCAAGAGCCTGACCGACCTGCTCGACGATCCGCATCTGGTCGAAACCGGCTTCTGGCAGGAGCGCGAAACGCTCGAGGGCACGCTGCGCTTCCCCGGCATCCCCACGACCTTCTCCGAAACCCCCGGCGCCATCGGCGATCCCGGCCCGGCGCTGGGCGGCGAAAGCCTCGACGTCCTGCGCGAAGCGGGTTTCTCGGCCGAGGAGATCGCCGATCTCCAAGCGCGCGGCGCGGTAAGGACGGCGGCATGA
- a CDS encoding ThuA domain-containing protein yields the protein MKVHLIAAGKFHDIDYARLELLKLLAETPRIRASVASDYADLASLAAADLLITYTCDLVPTRGEEVAALEAFLARGGRWLALHGTNAVLRFGADGVVDTPDEVPTFTGLLGTRFAGHPPIAPFKVFVTRGDHEMTQGLRDFRVEDELYLTHRTADIDVLLHTSFTGRCDEFRDADWDEAEVPVLYERKVGEGAILYLTLGHCRGHYDLLPVSPFWPHPQRCSWNYPVFHELLRRGIRWGLAHAA from the coding sequence ATGAAGGTCCACCTGATCGCCGCGGGGAAGTTCCACGACATCGATTATGCCCGCCTCGAATTGCTCAAACTGCTGGCGGAAACCCCGCGCATCCGCGCCTCGGTGGCCTCCGACTACGCCGATCTGGCGAGCCTTGCGGCGGCGGACCTGCTGATCACCTACACCTGCGATCTGGTGCCGACGCGCGGCGAGGAAGTCGCCGCGCTGGAGGCGTTCCTGGCGCGCGGTGGGCGCTGGCTGGCGCTGCACGGGACCAACGCGGTGCTGCGCTTCGGCGCGGACGGCGTGGTCGATACCCCGGACGAGGTGCCCACCTTCACCGGCCTGCTCGGCACGCGTTTCGCCGGCCATCCGCCGATCGCGCCGTTCAAGGTCTTCGTCACCCGGGGCGATCACGAGATGACGCAAGGGCTGCGCGACTTCCGGGTCGAGGACGAGCTTTACCTGACGCACCGCACCGCAGACATCGACGTGCTGCTGCACACCAGCTTCACCGGTCGCTGCGACGAGTTCCGCGATGCCGACTGGGACGAGGCGGAAGTGCCCGTGCTCTACGAGCGCAAGGTCGGCGAGGGTGCGATCCTCTACCTGACGCTCGGCCATTGCCGGGGTCACTACGACCTGCTGCCGGTAAGCCCGTTCTGGCCCCATCCGCAGCGCTGCTCGTGGAATTACCCGGTGTTCCACGAACTGCTGCGGCGGGGCATTCGCTGGGGTCTTGCTCATGCGGCCTGA
- a CDS encoding TetR/AcrR family transcriptional regulator: MSFFIDRIALPIRLARPEPTGPHGVGERDPVRRPGADEPTMQALKSAQTRARLIDATIRVLVRSGYSRTTTPQVAIEAGLSRGAMLHHFDNGVSLIKATIMHLHERRLRAFRRAAERSALDHGAMVRTYWKQIQKPAFIAFHELAVAARTSPDLAAVLMPLQVEFRERFNQLAVQLYPEWQASPEKFALAMAISQATMEGMAINLLTGAMDAGLVEPVLEALETQLHALRPQDQAA; this comes from the coding sequence ATGTCTTTTTTTATCGACCGGATTGCGCTACCGATCAGGTTGGCGAGGCCGGAACCCACCGGCCCGCACGGCGTGGGAGAGCGCGATCCAGTGAGACGACCCGGCGCGGACGAACCGACGATGCAGGCGCTCAAGAGCGCCCAGACCCGCGCGCGGCTGATCGACGCGACGATCCGGGTGCTCGTCCGCAGCGGCTATTCGCGCACCACGACGCCGCAGGTGGCGATCGAGGCCGGGCTGTCACGCGGCGCGATGCTGCACCACTTCGACAACGGCGTATCGCTCATCAAGGCGACCATCATGCACCTGCACGAGCGCCGCCTGCGCGCCTTCCGCCGCGCGGCGGAGCGCAGTGCGCTGGATCACGGAGCGATGGTGCGCACGTACTGGAAGCAGATCCAGAAGCCCGCCTTCATCGCCTTCCACGAACTGGCGGTGGCGGCACGTACCAGTCCCGACCTCGCCGCCGTGCTGATGCCGCTGCAGGTGGAGTTCCGCGAGCGGTTCAACCAGCTCGCCGTCCAGCTCTATCCCGAATGGCAGGCCAGCCCGGAGAAGTTCGCGCTGGCCATGGCGATCTCGCAGGCGACGATGGAAGGCATGGCGATCAACCTGCTGACGGGCGCCATGGACGCCGGGCTGGTGGAGCCGGTGCTCGAAGCGCTCGAAACCCAGCTCCACGCCCTCAGGCCGCAGGATCAGGCCGCATGA
- a CDS encoding TetR/AcrR family transcriptional regulator, which translates to MKTTEAEPLAWRRRKDYRPQEILAAARRLIEEEGTTATSMARIAKLAGVSEATVYKYYDSKQELVNQVLVDWATPFVERLIAELRHITDLRSQLTLIAARFMRSIEETPRFHRVFYQELRWADYRGSALHKLNHVFAHSVVEAVQQAQHEGKVRADVDPVMIRDMMFGGLEHVAMRTSFIGRPLDIDAEAKRYVDVLLCGVLSEPGEPRGPSETERLSALIDRMEAALKDPSSRT; encoded by the coding sequence GTGAAGACCACGGAGGCCGAACCCCTCGCTTGGCGGCGTCGCAAGGACTATCGCCCGCAGGAAATCCTCGCCGCCGCGCGCCGGCTGATCGAGGAGGAAGGCACCACAGCCACCTCGATGGCGCGGATCGCCAAGCTGGCGGGCGTGTCCGAGGCTACGGTCTACAAATACTACGACAGCAAGCAGGAACTGGTGAACCAGGTGCTGGTCGACTGGGCGACGCCTTTCGTCGAGCGCCTGATCGCAGAGCTGCGGCACATCACCGACCTGCGTTCGCAGCTGACGCTGATCGCCGCGCGCTTCATGCGCTCGATCGAGGAGACGCCGCGCTTCCACCGCGTGTTCTACCAGGAACTGCGCTGGGCGGACTATCGCGGGTCGGCGCTGCACAAGCTCAACCACGTCTTCGCGCATAGCGTGGTCGAGGCGGTGCAGCAGGCGCAGCACGAGGGCAAAGTCCGCGCCGACGTCGATCCGGTGATGATCCGCGACATGATGTTCGGCGGGCTGGAGCACGTCGCCATGCGCACCAGCTTCATCGGCCGCCCGCTCGACATCGACGCGGAGGCGAAGCGGTATGTCGACGTGCTGCTCTGCGGCGTGCTGTCCGAGCCGGGCGAACCGCGCGGACCGTCGGAAACGGAGCGGCTGTCGGCGCTGATCGACCGGATGGAAGCGGCGCTGAAAGACCCGTCGTCCCGGACCTGA
- a CDS encoding MaoC/PaaZ C-terminal domain-containing protein, giving the protein MSAWELGAVPAEAMALWCEALGDDNAIHVDPAAAEALGFGPRTVNPGPTNLAYLLNMVMEARPDREICSIEAALLGNVLAGDGVLARGTWDQDTCDAELVVAPDNVVLRARIETDGRDSDDGEGFRSQRL; this is encoded by the coding sequence ATGAGCGCGTGGGAACTTGGCGCCGTGCCCGCCGAGGCGATGGCGCTGTGGTGCGAGGCGCTGGGCGACGACAATGCGATCCACGTCGACCCCGCCGCGGCCGAGGCGCTGGGCTTCGGCCCGCGCACGGTCAATCCGGGGCCGACGAACCTCGCCTATCTGCTCAACATGGTGATGGAAGCGCGGCCCGACCGGGAGATATGCTCGATCGAGGCGGCGCTGCTGGGCAACGTGCTGGCGGGCGACGGCGTGCTGGCGCGCGGGACCTGGGACCAGGACACCTGCGACGCGGAACTCGTGGTCGCACCGGACAACGTCGTGCTCAGGGCAAGAATAGAAACGGACGGGAGAGACAGCGATGATGGAGAAGGCTTTCGCAGCCAGCGTCTATGA